A part of Pseudomonadota bacterium genomic DNA contains:
- a CDS encoding NADPH:quinone reductase, whose product MRAAWYETNGPAREVLKVGELPTPSPAPGEVRVRVHASGVNPYDVKARSGLRQKMTEPRIVPHCDGAGVIDAVGEGVSQSRLGERVWLFNAQWQRAFGTAAEWVALPEAQAVPLHEGTSFAEGACLGIPAMTAHRCVFSDGLVNGLTVLVTGGAGGVGRYAVQFAKWGGARVIATVSGAEKAKIAEAAGADHVLNYRTEDIVGRVADITGGGVDRIVDVDFGANLETSCRVLKTNGVLAAYASMGAPEPKIPFYPLMFGNATLRLVAVFLIPYAAKRQAVADISRCCAEGVLAHRVKRFPLDRIVEAHEAVESGRELEHVVVETT is encoded by the coding sequence ATGCGCGCCGCCTGGTACGAAACGAACGGCCCCGCCAGGGAAGTCCTGAAAGTCGGCGAACTGCCAACGCCAAGCCCGGCCCCCGGCGAGGTGCGGGTCCGCGTTCATGCCTCGGGCGTCAATCCCTATGACGTCAAGGCGCGCAGCGGCCTTCGCCAGAAAATGACCGAGCCCCGGATCGTTCCCCATTGCGACGGAGCGGGCGTCATTGACGCGGTGGGCGAAGGGGTTTCGCAATCGCGCCTTGGCGAGCGGGTCTGGCTCTTCAACGCCCAATGGCAACGCGCCTTCGGAACGGCGGCCGAATGGGTCGCGCTTCCCGAGGCCCAGGCGGTGCCCCTTCACGAAGGGACGAGCTTTGCGGAAGGCGCCTGCCTTGGCATTCCTGCGATGACCGCCCACCGTTGCGTCTTTTCGGATGGCCTGGTGAACGGCCTGACGGTTTTGGTGACGGGTGGCGCCGGCGGCGTCGGCCGGTACGCCGTACAGTTTGCGAAGTGGGGGGGCGCAAGAGTGATCGCCACGGTGAGCGGCGCGGAAAAGGCAAAAATCGCCGAGGCGGCCGGGGCAGACCATGTGCTCAACTACCGAACGGAGGATATTGTCGGGCGGGTTGCCGACATCACGGGCGGCGGTGTCGACCGGATCGTCGACGTGGATTTCGGGGCCAACCTCGAAACCTCGTGCCGCGTCCTGAAGACGAACGGCGTCCTTGCGGCCTATGCCTCGATGGGGGCGCCGGAACCGAAAATACCCTTCTACCCCTTGATGTTCGGAAACGCGACCCTTCGCCTGGTTGCCGTTTTTCTGATCCCTTATGCCGCGAAACGGCAAGCGGTCGCCGACATTTCCCGTTGTTGCGCGGAAGGGGTGCTTGCCCACCGGGTAAAACGGTTCCCGCTCGATCGGATCGTTGAGGCGCACGAGGCGGTGGAATCGGGGAGGGAACTCGAACACGTCGTGGTGGAAACAACGTGA
- a CDS encoding SDR family oxidoreductase yields MKIRGSIVLVTGANQGIGQAYVRSLLAAGAARVYGADVRLDWLEEAAKAEEKRLVPICLDIRDGEKVAATASRCKDVNLLINNAAITQHTGLIRAASLDRAHAIMDTNYFGTLQMCRAFAPVLKANGGGMIVNVLSIAALAHIPRVGPYSASKAAELSMTQGVRAELAAQGTKVLAVLPGPVDTPISAHRPLPKAPPSEIAEATLGAVEAEREELYPDAIAREVYESFRKDPKALERRFAAQLPEA; encoded by the coding sequence ATGAAAATCCGGGGATCGATCGTGCTTGTCACTGGGGCGAACCAGGGCATCGGTCAGGCCTATGTCCGTTCGCTTCTAGCGGCCGGTGCCGCGCGGGTGTATGGGGCGGATGTGCGTCTGGACTGGCTGGAGGAAGCGGCAAAGGCGGAAGAGAAACGCCTTGTTCCCATTTGCCTCGATATCCGGGACGGGGAAAAAGTCGCGGCGACGGCGTCGCGCTGCAAGGACGTCAATCTTCTCATCAACAACGCCGCTATCACTCAGCACACCGGCCTTATCCGCGCCGCCTCGCTCGATCGCGCGCACGCCATCATGGACACCAATTATTTCGGCACTCTTCAAATGTGCCGTGCCTTCGCGCCCGTGCTGAAGGCGAACGGCGGCGGCATGATCGTGAACGTGCTTTCAATCGCGGCCCTTGCCCATATCCCGCGCGTCGGCCCCTACAGCGCCTCGAAAGCGGCTGAACTCTCCATGACCCAAGGGGTGCGCGCCGAGCTTGCCGCCCAAGGTACAAAAGTGCTGGCGGTTCTGCCGGGCCCGGTGGATACCCCTATCTCCGCCCATCGGCCACTGCCCAAAGCGCCACCTTCCGAGATCGCCGAAGCCACGCTCGGGGCGGTCGAGGCGGAACGCGAAGAACTTTACCCGGACGCCATTGCACGGGAAGTTTACGAAAGCTTTCGGAAGGACCCGAAGGCGCTTGAGCGGCGCTTTGCCGCCCAGCTACCCGAGGCATGA
- a CDS encoding tetratricopeptide repeat protein, with translation MRRGLSGLFLTAVLLIGPVAPASADIAEAYAAYNRGEFKKAFAEFSALAEKGNSIAQANLGFMYYRGQGVEQNYAEAIKWYRRAAERGRSWAQYNLAVIYHFGEANTPADIAEAVKWYRLAAAQGDPDARFNLGGLYELGQGVDRDLVLAYMWYALSVAVSLPGADQDAAVESRDAVAKQLSPADLEQAKKLVTEWKPASAP, from the coding sequence ATGCGTCGCGGCTTAAGCGGCTTGTTTTTAACCGCGGTGCTGCTGATCGGGCCCGTGGCGCCGGCATCGGCCGATATTGCGGAGGCCTACGCTGCTTACAATCGGGGGGAGTTCAAAAAAGCCTTCGCGGAATTTAGCGCCCTTGCCGAGAAGGGAAACTCCATTGCTCAAGCCAATCTTGGTTTCATGTACTACCGCGGCCAAGGCGTCGAGCAGAACTACGCCGAGGCTATCAAATGGTATCGGCGTGCCGCCGAGCGGGGCCGTTCCTGGGCTCAGTACAACCTCGCCGTGATCTACCATTTTGGCGAAGCCAACACCCCGGCCGATATTGCCGAAGCCGTGAAATGGTATCGCCTGGCTGCCGCGCAGGGCGACCCGGATGCCCGTTTCAACCTGGGCGGGCTTTACGAATTGGGTCAGGGTGTCGACCGTGATCTGGTGCTGGCCTATATGTGGTATGCGCTTTCGGTGGCGGTTTCTTTGCCCGGCGCAGATCAGGATGCGGCGGTTGAGAGCCGCGACGCCGTGGCGAAACAGCTGTCGCCGGCCGACCTAGAGCAGGCGAAAAAGCTTGTCACAGAATGGAAGCCGGCAAGCGCACCATGA
- a CDS encoding GDSL-type esterase/lipase family protein has product MLKKILRALALAAVLVLGYFAVRDSIEATKSPPPPPEYGFLVLGDAYTAPKTINPSQRWAQQVVTIFREERFSVRDPQYLAEEGMKTERLVSEIDRPEFQYPYNLVLLQIGAADIVAGVTAEDYRVKFSNLLIKAISLVEGDPAHVIVLSIPDWTAIQANDLADRESVRQKINRFNEINDEVSHQTGVRYVSVTNLSRMAAHDLSLLTEDRKALSEHMHQLWARKIYPVALTALGH; this is encoded by the coding sequence ATGCTCAAAAAAATTCTGCGTGCCCTGGCTCTCGCTGCCGTTCTTGTTCTCGGCTATTTCGCCGTTCGCGATTCGATCGAGGCCACGAAATCGCCGCCGCCACCGCCGGAATACGGCTTTCTCGTCTTGGGCGATGCCTATACCGCACCAAAGACCATCAACCCGTCGCAACGCTGGGCGCAGCAGGTCGTCACCATTTTCCGAGAGGAGCGGTTCTCGGTCCGCGATCCACAGTATCTTGCCGAGGAAGGGATGAAAACCGAACGGTTGGTGTCGGAAATCGATCGCCCCGAGTTCCAGTATCCCTACAATCTTGTTCTCTTGCAGATTGGCGCGGCCGACATCGTTGCCGGGGTGACGGCGGAAGACTACCGTGTAAAGTTTTCCAATCTTCTGATAAAAGCCATTTCCCTTGTCGAGGGCGACCCGGCTCACGTGATCGTGCTTTCCATACCGGATTGGACCGCTATTCAAGCAAATGACCTGGCGGATCGTGAATCCGTCAGACAAAAAATCAACCGTTTCAACGAAATTAACGATGAAGTAAGCCACCAAACCGGCGTGCGTTATGTCAGCGTGACAAACCTGTCGCGGATGGCAGCCCATGACCTTTCGTTGCTGACCGAAGACAGAAAAGCACTGTCGGAGCATATGCACCAGCTATGGGCCCGCAAGATTTACCCGGTGGCACTGACGGCTTTAGGCCATTGA